TATTGCCACCAAGGTGCCGTGCCTGGCGCCGCTGACCTTTGCCAGCCACACATACGAGGATTTCCACTTGCTGATGCCGCTCTATGTGTGCCGGCGGTTTGAAGGAATTCCCGTTGGGAAAGAAGGACAGGCCATTAAATGGGTGCGTCCGGCCAATCTTCGCGACTATCCCATGCCGCCCGCGGATGAGCCGCTCATTCCTTTTCTGCAGGATCTACTCTGATCTCAAAAAAGAATATGACAGGGATTCAGTTATCCA
The window above is part of the Rhizobium rhizoryzae genome. Proteins encoded here:
- the mutT gene encoding 8-oxo-dGTP diphosphatase MutT, with the translated sequence MISPGRRLLLVAACALVDTDGRILLAQRPEGKNLAGLWEFPGGKVEPGETPEETLVRELHEELGIATKVPCLAPLTFASHTYEDFHLLMPLYVCRRFEGIPVGKEGQAIKWVRPANLRDYPMPPADEPLIPFLQDLL